From the genome of Phoenix dactylifera cultivar Barhee BC4 chromosome 17, palm_55x_up_171113_PBpolish2nd_filt_p, whole genome shotgun sequence:
TCTGACATGTCCAGTATTATGTTCTATTTTTCTTGGGCAATCCGTGGAAGATAAAGAGACTGGTCTTTTCTTCTCATTCTACAAAATCTACCATCTTGCTACGCTTCTTTCTTCCCCTCGAAAGGGTCAAAGGTTTAGTTTTTGAAACTTCTAACATCATACATAATAAGATATTCACCAAATAAccaaaattttctttaactcaaggATGTTATATAGTTATTCATTCCATCAGACACAACGCCCAGCGTAACACTTCTAAGAGGCAGTCAATCTGATGGTTTTTAGAATTTTCTCATTTCCATTCTCTCGTCGAAGCATCACTCGACCATTCGCCATGGCATTGCAGTTGTTGAAAACCTTTACGGTACGTAGGACCCAGTCAAGGTATCAGGCACAAAAGGCACTGTTCCCAGCCTCTAGTTCGGCCCTTTAATCAACTACCTTTGCTTTTTGGTGGTCAACAATAATAAAGGAGATTGATGAAAGTGATTGAATTGTTTAGCCTTGCCGGGTCAAGGTTCCTTAGCACTATAGAAAAAATAGACATGCATAGCGCTTTTATGTTGCCTGCCGACGCGTCTTGGCATTGCGAGATCATACCATGATGTTATAGCATGCGTCAAAGAGCTCTGTCGAGGATGGGATCAGAAGGGCATACCTGGCTTATCACATTTGGCTGAACAGAAACATCCATATCTTTGAGAGCAGCAGATCGGCGCCGAAGACAGTGGTGGACAGGACCTTTCGTCATGCTACAGAGATCACTATGGCTACCGCTTCGAGATCCTCTGGGATGACCAGGGACATCTGAGATACCCGTTTCGCTGTCACAGTGCCCAGGTTTGCCCTTTTTTTCATTAGTACCCTCATCCCTTGATCATctcaaagttaattttgatggcgGCGTGTCAGCGGATGGATTGCATGGAGGAGTGGACTTTGTGATCAAAGACCATCATGGCATACTGATAGTGGTGGGGGGTTGGCTCACCCTTGGCCTGATCGTCATTGAGACGGAGCTTCAGGCAGCCTGGGAGGGCATCTCCTATGCGAGGAGAGTACTCAGAGCAGAGCGGGTACATCTTGAGGGGGATTTTTCTATGGAAAGTGGACCGTTACGGGGATGGCCACCCGTTTATTGGTGAGACTCGCAGACTGGTCAAAGAGATAGAGTACTTCCAGGCAGCATACGTGTTTCGGAAAACAAATAAAGCTGCAGTTGGGTTATCTTCTTCGTGGCTCGGCACTCCGGTAAGTTTATTTGTACGAGGGCCGTTGATATTCCTTCTTCCTTATatcatcttctttcttttgacttGTCTGGCTGTACCCATATGAGAACTATATGAAATGCTGTTTTTacaccccctccccccccccccccccaaaaaaaaaaaaaaacaaagaaaagaaaagaaacatctTTGCAagcatggaaaagaaaaaaaatgatgcttTTGTGTCGCATCGTTGTTTCAGGCTAGTTATTGATGGGGGGTAAAATAGATCGTCCTGCTCAAGGCAAAGGATCATCTCACAGCACCGACCGGGCAGGACCACAACCTTGCTCAGAACCGGCCCAATCTCAAACTTCGCCGAAGGCTCAATTGACCTCGGCCAGATCTCTCCGCTACTACGACCTGCCATAACTTCTTCTAATACCTGTAATGACGTCTCAAACCCGAGCTCGGAATGCCCTGCTGAGTCAGTTGCGAGTCAAAGAGCTCCTTCGACTGCAAAACTATTCACCGACGCgctccgaccaagctcggggctcTTTCGATATTCACCGACACACCACAACCAAGCTCGGGGGTGGCATCCTCATATTTGCCGACGCACCCCGACCGAGCTCAAAGCGCCTTTTATATGCACCGACATGCCCCGACCCGAGCTCGGGGTGCCCTTAATATTCGACAATACGGCCCGACCAAGTTCAGAGCGCCCCATCTAACAACGTGCCCCAACCTTTGAGCTAGGGTGCCCTACCGAGCAAACCTCGGAATCGGGGAAGCTAGGCCGACCTCAGCACTCGCCAGCCGAATGCACGATGCGACCCCTCATCGAGCTCGACTTCGCCCACGACCGTATCCACGCGCATGCCCACGCCCGcctacgtggccgtacattACAATGTCACCACGTCATACTTTGCTTGCTGGCCAAAGACAGTCAAGGACGACGCCATGCTGCTCCAGCTATTCCCGTCACACCTATCGATGTCTTACCGTTCACAGGAACAGCCTACACCGTGCACCTTAAACAAGCTTTAGATGCGCGCCATCTATCTAAAAcctatctcctcccatgatgaggGCGGGCCATATCTCCGCCACCTGAATACCTCTCTGAGGACTATATATAGCCCCATTAGGTAACACtactgggattttttttggaccaactaaaaTCCACCCTAACTTGagcatcggagggccctcaccggaatcaccggtgaggctttgtgcagataCACCGTCGCACGGAAGGTGGCTCACCCTCTTCCTCAGCATTCTGATAGCTCCCTCGACTcccccggcgtggtcaccctcgggccaaatttgaaccacggTAGTTATTATCACTTGTTGATGCATATTCCAACATTAACCGCATCTGACCCTAGTCACCAGTGCAATGTGCGAATTTTCGGATATTAATTCAGATGGAAAaaagatttcttttcttaattttttgataactagaaaaataaagtttgcTAACTCGTAAAATAAGTAAATGATATGTCGGTGAAATAACGAGCTTGCTAATTAAATATGAAATGGAACCATTAATAGCGAAGCTGAACTCCCAACTATTGAGTCTATGAAGAGGACTCAGTCTCTACAAGACTGGAGCTAGCTACTAGTCCCGCTACTACAGCTCTACTGAACTCTGAAAATAAGACCCTGCGCGTATGCTTCTAATGGGAAAAGCAGATCAGATCGCTTTCTTGAGTTCTTTTACCCATCTATTGTACCGTGGGGAGCAGCATCCGAGCGAGCGAGGGAGTACTTCCTGAAAGTCAAGGAGTACCTAATAAGACTAACCAGAGCAAGAGAACACTAGCTGAAAACAAGAGCCCCGATAGAAGACTAGCAAGGATTCTTACCCTATGTTCATTCAACCAACGAACACGTACAGAAGTGACTGAGATTAATAGGAGAATTCTATTTCATGGATATCGCTTGCAAGCAAGACAGGGAACTAATGCtagaatatatataaatacatgcACCAAGCAAGATCAAATCATCGATCTAAAAATCGATAGAGAGAAGTCTCCACCTAATTGAATTTTGCAATGCACCGTGAAAATTCGAGAACTAACAAACATGATACAGTGAAGGATATCTATGGTAATTCGTAGACTTCAATGTCAAGTTCAAACctacaatctttttttttggactAGTTTGCAAAGGTTGTTGACTATTAGCCTTGAGAAAAAGATGGAAAAGCAATTAAATGTACATTAATGAACAAGCTTCACTTGTTCttttttagaaagaaaaaaaatgtcacACCTGTTTAAAAGTAGTTGACAAAAATATGGTTGACTAAGTAACAAAAAAGTACAGAGCTTGGTTTTCATTCTGGTCTAATCTTTTACATCAAAACGCAAATTGTGGTCTAATTCATTCCCATGAGCACCGACGGGCTAGATACCGTTGGTGCAAGACATCAAAACGCAAATTGTGGTCTAATCCATTTCCATGGGCACCGACGGGCTATATACCGTTGGTGCAACACTGCAAGCATTCAAACTGGTAGATTGGAGTAGGGCTACAGATGGGGTGGGTGTCAGTTGACTGGTGACTCAACCTAATCTTTGACTTGATCCATTTTTTGAAAACCTATGGATCCgatccacacacacacacacacacacacacacacacacacacacacacacatatatatatagacacacacacatattAATCAAGTCAAAACTAGATTATGTAAGTTTCGACCCATCAACTTGACCCTGGCATGAAACTCAACTTacccaaccaaaaaaaatgaaataatatGGACAACATTTTCCTCCTTGACACCTTGGCCAAATCTTCGAACCCTCATGAAAGCTAATCCTCTTCATTAACCCCACCAACACCACCTTCTCTCACCTACTCTCATTTAATTGTATCTAAGCATTCATTTATTATTTCATATTGTTAAGTATATTAATTATTTGTTTTTAGTATTCTATTTTATGagatcatatattaaaaatgttatttattagattaaatttagaaaattaatgaaatttacatttttaatgatttttttaataattttatgtTTGATCATcgattattatatttcttgtaatAAACTCATAGCTAAATACTTCATCCAAACTACAGGTTAATCTTGACTGAAATTTCCAACCTACTAGCATATTTTATTGTGCATGTTAAGCATGCTTGACTTTTGCGAAATCTGGATTAACCACTAAATGGAAATATTTTTATCAGCTTGATCCAATTCAATTAATTGATGGGTTTGATCTATGTCCAAAGTCAAAACTCCAAATTGCAATAAAGTTCGACCAAGGTCCAGATGACTGGCATTCTTTTATCCCACCCCACCTGCTTGCAGCTCTAGCTTGGAATTATTcttcttctattcttttttttttttgacagcaTGGATATACTATACATGATGTGTATAGATATATTTATGAAAGTCAGCATACAATATTCCCGcaaaaagaagatgaaagaaTAAAGTCAAGATATAACACTTTTATAATTGATCACATACTATACAACCCAATATACATACCATTTGTCAAGCTGAAGGTATGAGCCGCAATAAAAGAATCAAGGGACTCCAATAATCAAAAACAATAATAATCAGACAAGTTTCCAACAACACATTATACCCAGTAATGCAGGTCAATTAGCAATATTTCAATTATGTATAACtgacaaataaaaaaattctcATGTACACGTTtggtattttctgtatttcttcTTTGCATGTATGTAACAACAATTGATTGAATGATCCGTATGTGCGTACATCAACCAAAGCAATTCTTTTATTCTACCCATAGCGCGGCTCTTTAACGGGCGTCGCGACGAGGGTCTGGCGAGGCAATTCGGGATGTTGGCCGGCGTCGCCAGCGGTGGCGGACGGGTCAGGCGCGGCCGCTCGGAGTTCCCGGGCCTTGCTCATGTAGAGCTTCTTGACGTTGCTCCCCTGCTGACATAGCAACCGGGCCAAACTCCTCTTGGCATTGGACCTAAACGGGCTGTTCGTCCCCATGAAGCCGTCCACCAGGTGGAGATAGGCCTCCAGGTCGTGGCAGCACGCCGGGTCGGCGTCCGGCCGCAGGTACGGCGATGCCCGGCTGTCCACCTTGAGCTCCCTCCCGACATCGGCGTAACCATCAATCCCTTCCAAAACCTTCGCCGGCCACCATTTGAAGTCAGTCTGCCGCTCTGGCGGTGCCGGAGCCGGCCCCGCCCCTAATGGCACCCTCGTCACGACATCGTGCGCATTCACGACGCGCAGCACCTTCACTCCCCGGCCTTCCACCTGTTCGGCGAAGGCCAGGTTCCCCACCCGCGGCCCGCCGAACGAGAACACGGCAATCGGCGGTGCATCCGGTACCCTCGAGCTCAGTTCGTCCGCCACCAGCACCGCCAGCGCCGCCCCGAGGCTGTGTCCCGTCACGGTTATACTTAATTGCTCCCCTTTGTACTGATTTACGAGCCGACAAACCTCCTCCACCACCGCCGCCGATAGGCTCGGGACGCGGTCGCCGGCCGTCTTGTACAGGCTCCAGAAACCGCATTCCACCTTCGGCGACTTGGACGCCGAATTCTCGTTCTTTTCGTCATTGTCATTGCCGTCCTCAATCGGGACGAGGCCGGCGCGGAAGTTCTCGGCCCACTCGAGGCAGGTGGCGGTGCCGCGGAGGGCGATGACGATGTCCCGGCGACCCATGCGGTGAATTTCGTGGTCGTGGTCGCAGAAGGCGACGTAGCCTATCCAGCTGGAGCGCTGGGTTATCCAAGGGGCGACGAGGCGGTCGACCCAGGGGGGGAACTCTATGGAGGCGGTGGCGAAGAGGGAGCGCGAGACGCGGTAGGAGCGGTCAGGAAGGGCGACGGGGCGGGGCGCGTCTGGCTTCGTGGTGGGGTGGGAGTGGAAGGCATGGTAGGCTGCCTGGACAAGGTCGCCGCAGCGGACGAGCTCGCGGCGGAGGTTCTCGTCGAGGGGGTCGAGAAGGCCGGACCAGTCGCCGGCGCCGTGGTAGTGGCGCCACCGGGCGGCGATGGGGCCGCGGGGGGAGTGGCGGGAGGAGTCGGATAGGAGGCGGGTGAGGGTCCGGGGGGACATAATATCCTCCGGCTGCTTGCGTGAAGACGGGAAGAGAGATGGCAGGTTGAGGGAGTGGAggaggccgccgccgccgccgccgtcgccgccgccggaggcggcggcggcgttaAGGGTATCCGGATCTTTGCCAGGGTTGCGaatggggaggggagggggaggggactGCTTCTGGAGGAGGCGCTCGAGGTTGGCGAGGTGGGTCTGGGTGGAGGTGGCTGCGACTCTGAGTGGTTGAACGACGGAGGCTCGTCGGCATCCGAGTGGGTTGGGGGGGGAGCCCACATGGTGGGGGAGGGCAGGTCGAGGAGCAAAGATGGTGGATCCGGTATGcatcacagagagagagagagagggacgaCTGCGTCAAAAGACGAGGTGAGCGCGAGTTGAGGAAGTTGGAATGGAAGAAGGGTGGCACGAGGGGGGAGTGAGATGGAGATCGAGAACGTCGCTGACAGGATCCtagggtatatatatatacggtTTATTACACCAGTATTGGATAGTAGTCAAACGTCTTTGTTCATGTGCATGGACCGGAGTGCCCCGGTCATGCACATTCTCTTGGGTCGGACACTTCCATTCGATGTGTACAATTGTTTGAACGTAGGAAAATACTTGCTGAACTTACACATGAGATACAAGACAATGTTCAGACATGGGGGAATATGGCATTGAAATTTTTATCAGCATGACTAAACAAGGTCAAGTGCCCTCGTATAGAATTCTGCAACTTTGAATTCACCACATAACAACTTGGTAATAAATTGAAGcacttctcttttcctttttccctttttcttgttCATTTAGCACATTTCATGGGTTGAACATGAAGTTTTAAGCCTGTgaaaagaaattaatataaaacaaAGACCAATAACATGAAATGGTTCGATGGTTTgggttataaatatatataactcCAATTGATATGTGATATTTTTCACGAGATCCATGTCGAACAAGTTAACACTTGGATAACATGCTATGAAGTTACTAAATATTAAAATGCGATCGACCTTAACAAGTTGATTGTCCATGTACCAGTATTTGCTGAAACTAACTACAGTACTTTCACCCTTAACAAGGATGTGTTGTGCATCAAGTTGACAAACAATAATAGATTTTGTACATTTAGCATGATattagtataataagataatCCTATCCACGGTCAACTCGCTGCAGGGGCAAAGGAGCAATGGGGATGCTTACTCTCTGATTATTCCATTAGATATgtgtctctctctttttttcttcttttttttcttttttttttttgctgcttaGGCAATAGGAGGGGGGAGAGGAAACCTCAcacgcgtagcagcccccattgGGTTCCTCTTCCACCAAAGAATGTCCGATGCATGTAGAAATTTTTGCTCATACCTTTTCCGACTTATGGGTCactccacgtgtgagtacgtcaccccagcgccacctcAGTACCAGCTGGACTAGTTGGCGTTTCCACCGAGCGTGTCGAGGTGGGGGGCATCCGGTCTCCAATATTTAATCGACGCAAGTGTGTTTCGAATTTGGACTACACTAGTGGAAGTAAAGCTCCGTTCCAACTGTACTACCACCTCAGTGGCAATATGTCTCTTTTTTAGGAACAAATTTCTCTGGTGACCGATGGGTGAGGGTGCATTTATCTTAATATGTAACCAAGTCCAAGGTGTTTTAAGGGTTTTTTTCAAAGTTTTTGACTTTTCCTGTCTCCTTCCGGCATCCATTCGAGTTAAAAACGCTTCCTTTTCTTGTTTGCCAATCCTCAGTTGTCATCATCTCTGACGGCATAACGTTGATATTCAAATGAACACATTACTAGTCAAGAGGTCATGCAAGTAGCAAAGCAACGCTTTTCGGCATTTACGTTCTCCAGACTCCATCACACTAGAATTCGGATTCACCACCAAACCAGTCTATGACTCGCCGAGTCCAATGTCGACCGACTACAGGAACCCCCCAGGAAGCTGCTCTCTCTTAACTTATGTTATAGTATTTCAATTGGCAGCTTCTTTCTTTCGACGACACAAAGTTTGTATATTAGATATACATGTAGAATCGATCAACAGATAACTATTGCAAAGCAAGCTATGATCACATTAACTagccaaattaaaaaaaaataaaaagtgaaATATCTAAGTCAAAACTTAGAAGACTTATAACATGTCAATTTGTTTCAACAATCCTATGTTTCGTTCACGTACTTCAAATTAATCCTCCATATCGTAAAATGGGTTAGAAATAGAGGCATTCATCATCTTGCTGACCGGTTTGCAGTGGCTGGATTCAATTCTAATTTTCCGGCCAAAACGGTTAAAAAATGCTAAGTTCAACCTTTTAGCTGAGGAAAATAAGTGAGAACAAAGAAGTCAGACAACGGAAAGGAAGGAGATAAATGCTTGCCACCGCCGCTCTCGGTTCCCATTTGACATTCCTGAGACTATATACATTTTCTAAAAGGGAAAAGGACCTAATTAAGGTGTTTTGGTCCTAACTACGATAGACTAAAACTTAATAGTTTCCTGAGAAAAAACTACAAAGTTTTGAGGGAAAGCCTTGCAAGTTCAACTGGTTGCAAGTTGCAGCTGTGCTACAATAAGGATATTTATAAAGATTTGTATCAAACAAATCTGATGCCACGAAGAATAGTCTCCTATATGGGCTTTGTTATCAAAGACCAGACTTATGGCAGCTGGTGGATGGTGGATCTATTACACCTTTGTCATTGGAGCTGAGCTGAGAGCGGCGTAAGAAGGCATCTCATATGGAGGCATACTCTAGGTGCAGATTGCATCCACCTCGAAGGAGATTCGACTACGGTGATCGAGTGGATTCGAGGTCAGCATACTGTGTCAGATGGGCAGCTTCTGCTCCACGACATCCGGAGGCTCGCGGGAGGTTATGGCCTCCTATGCAGTGCATTACTCTGGTGGATTCTTTTGGATGAACCAAGCGAATGTCTcctattctcttttttttttttttttgctaaagaaaaaggggtagggggaggaagggacaagcccatccccgcgtagcagcccccactgggcccccgcctcgccaggagaatgttcgatgcgggcagaaatggccgtgtgttgggcaccccgaccggttttactcataccctccccacccgtgggcccggctcagctactcctctgagctctggctcgagttccacgtgtgagtacgtcaccagcatcttttttttaactttgttGGTTGTTTTTATATGCGTGTCATATGAGGCGCccgtgtaccaaaaaaaaaaaaaaaaatagtcccCAGGAATATAATTAGTGAGTAATTATG
Proteins encoded in this window:
- the LOC103696238 gene encoding phospholipase A1-Ibeta2, chloroplastic-like, which codes for MSPRTLTRLLSDSSRHSPRGPIAARWRHYHGAGDWSGLLDPLDENLRRELVRCGDLVQAAYHAFHSHPTTKPDAPRPVALPDRSYRVSRSLFATASIEFPPWVDRLVAPWITQRSSWIGYVAFCDHDHEIHRMGRRDIVIALRGTATCLEWAENFRAGLVPIEDGNDNDEKNENSASKSPKVECGFWSLYKTAGDRVPSLSAAVVEEVCRLVNQYKGEQLSITVTGHSLGAALAVLVADELSSRVPDAPPIAVFSFGGPRVGNLAFAEQVEGRGVKVLRVVNAHDVVTRVPLGAGPAPAPPERQTDFKWWPAKVLEGIDGYADVGRELKVDSRASPYLRPDADPACCHDLEAYLHLVDGFMGTNSPFRSNAKRSLARLLCQQGSNVKKLYMSKARELRAAAPDPSATAGDAGQHPELPRQTLVATPVKEPRYG